One Aliiroseovarius sediminilitoris DNA window includes the following coding sequences:
- the gatC gene encoding Asp-tRNA(Asn)/Glu-tRNA(Gln) amidotransferase subunit GatC, producing the protein MSIDIETARKVAHLARIKVEDDRLPELAENFNAILGFIEQLNEVDVDGIEPMTSVTPMRLKRREDVVTDGSMQDKILSNAPDAREGFFAVPKVVE; encoded by the coding sequence ATGTCGATCGACATCGAAACCGCGCGCAAGGTTGCGCATCTGGCCCGCATCAAGGTCGAAGACGACCGCTTGCCGGAGCTTGCCGAAAACTTCAACGCGATCCTCGGCTTTATCGAGCAGTTGAACGAGGTGGACGTGGACGGGATCGAACCGATGACCTCAGTCACGCCGATGCGTCTGAAGCGGCGCGAAGACGTGGTGACGGATGGCAGCATGCAGGACAAGATACTGTCAAACGCGCCTGACGCACGTGAAGGCTTCTTTGCGGTTCCGAAGGTGGTGGAATAA